Proteins encoded together in one Rossellomorea sp. y25 window:
- a CDS encoding sugar phosphate nucleotidyltransferase, with the protein MKNTMLGVIDATSYYDSLEDLLLHRSLAALPIAGRYRLIDFVLSNMVNSDIGSVAIFPKFQYRSLMDHLGSGKNWDLNRKRDGLFFFPAPGLEANEEGVGSFNHFAHHLDYFYRSTQEYALISNCFTLCNIAYQPVLERHIRIGCDITEMRHNGNSLDMYLVKTSTLIDLIENRSETGYTCMQDVVDDMDSGFKVCGYEHEGFVQTIDCIEEYYDASMKLLNLSYWKELFKKDSPVYTKVKDEPPTRYTSAASVKNSIIANGCFIEGQVKNSTMFRAVKVGKNTMISGSIIMQKSQIGDNCVLENVILDKDVRIEDGVKLIGDPNNPIVIRKGMIQGALMNS; encoded by the coding sequence TTGAAAAATACAATGCTTGGCGTTATTGATGCTACTAGTTATTATGATTCGTTGGAGGATTTACTGTTACATCGTTCATTAGCTGCTCTTCCAATTGCCGGGAGATACCGCTTGATCGACTTTGTACTCTCTAATATGGTGAACTCAGATATTGGTTCCGTTGCGATTTTTCCTAAGTTTCAATACCGTTCCCTTATGGACCATCTTGGATCTGGGAAGAACTGGGATCTGAATCGGAAGCGTGATGGGTTGTTTTTCTTCCCGGCACCAGGATTAGAGGCGAATGAAGAGGGTGTGGGTTCATTTAATCACTTCGCTCATCACTTAGACTACTTTTATCGCAGTACCCAGGAATACGCATTGATCAGCAATTGCTTTACATTATGCAATATTGCCTATCAACCGGTTCTTGAACGCCATATCCGTATCGGCTGTGATATAACGGAAATGCGTCATAACGGAAACTCTTTAGATATGTACCTGGTGAAAACTTCTACACTCATTGATTTGATTGAGAATCGAAGTGAAACAGGCTATACGTGTATGCAGGATGTTGTGGATGATATGGACAGCGGATTTAAGGTGTGCGGCTATGAGCATGAAGGATTTGTTCAAACGATTGATTGCATTGAAGAATACTATGATGCCAGCATGAAACTTTTGAATCTATCTTATTGGAAAGAATTGTTCAAAAAGGATTCACCTGTCTACACGAAGGTAAAAGATGAGCCGCCAACACGCTACACTTCAGCTGCAAGTGTGAAAAATAGTATCATCGCCAATGGATGCTTCATAGAAGGCCAAGTGAAGAATTCTACGATGTTCAGAGCGGTCAAGGTAGGGAAAAATACGATGATTTCGGGTAGCATCATTATGCAGAAGAGTCAAATTGGAGATAACTGTGTACTAGAGAATGTGATTTTAGATAAAGATGTGAGAATCGAAGATGGCGTCAAGCTTATCGGAGATCCAAACAATCCAATAGTCATTCGCAAAGGGATGATTCAAGGAGCGCTGATGAATTCGTGA
- a CDS encoding glucose-1-phosphate adenylyltransferase, protein MAKGRCVAMLLAGGKGSRLSSLTKSLAKPAVPFGGKYRIIDFTLSNCTNSGIDTVGVLTQYQPLVLNSYIGIGSAWDLDRRNGGVTVLPPYAESSEMRWYTGTASAIYQNMNYLEQYDPEYVLILSGDHIYKMDYSKMLDYHIEKKADVSISVIEVGWDEASRFGLMNTNEEMRITEFEEKPAFPKSNLASMGIYIFNYSVLKDYLEMDERNPDSSHDFGKDVIPLLLDEKKKLMAYPFKGYWKDVGTVKSLWEANMDLIDEENELNLFDHDWRVYSVNPNEPPQYISEEALVEGSLVNEGCTIEGTIRKSVLFQGTTVKKGAHVSRSVVMPDAVIGENAYIEQAIVPSNVKVPNGLCIMPEEGSDEIILVTESFIETLLEQEKV, encoded by the coding sequence ATGGCAAAAGGTAGATGTGTGGCCATGTTATTAGCAGGTGGAAAAGGGAGCCGTTTAAGCTCATTGACGAAGAGTCTGGCGAAACCAGCCGTTCCGTTCGGAGGAAAATATCGTATTATTGATTTCACATTAAGCAATTGCACAAATTCAGGGATTGATACGGTGGGTGTCCTTACTCAGTACCAGCCGTTAGTATTAAATTCTTATATTGGAATCGGAAGTGCATGGGATCTTGACCGTAGAAATGGGGGAGTGACCGTACTGCCACCTTATGCTGAATCATCTGAAATGCGTTGGTATACAGGGACGGCGAGTGCCATTTATCAAAATATGAATTACCTTGAGCAATATGATCCCGAGTATGTGCTGATTCTATCAGGAGATCACATTTACAAAATGGATTATAGTAAAATGCTTGATTATCACATCGAGAAGAAAGCGGATGTCTCGATTTCCGTCATTGAAGTAGGCTGGGATGAGGCAAGCAGGTTCGGTCTTATGAACACCAATGAGGAAATGAGAATTACAGAGTTCGAAGAAAAGCCGGCTTTTCCTAAGAGTAATCTTGCTTCGATGGGAATCTATATTTTCAATTATTCCGTACTGAAGGATTATTTAGAGATGGATGAGCGTAATCCCGATTCAAGCCATGACTTTGGGAAGGATGTTATCCCTTTACTGCTTGATGAGAAGAAAAAGCTGATGGCCTATCCGTTTAAAGGGTACTGGAAGGATGTCGGAACAGTTAAGAGCCTGTGGGAAGCGAATATGGACTTGATTGATGAGGAAAATGAGCTGAATCTGTTCGATCATGACTGGAGAGTGTATTCAGTGAATCCGAATGAGCCGCCTCAATACATTTCTGAAGAAGCGCTTGTTGAGGGGTCTCTTGTGAATGAAGGATGTACGATTGAAGGGACGATTCGTAAGTCCGTCCTGTTCCAAGGAACAACGGTGAAAAAGGGAGCACATGTAAGCCGCTCAGTCGTTATGCCGGATGCGGTCATTGGGGAAAACGCCTATATTGAACAGGCGATCGTGCCGTCGAATGTCAAGGTTCCGAACGGCCTATGCATCATGCCGGAAGAAGGATCGGATGAAATTATCCTGGTTACGGAATCATTCATTGAAACACTACTGGAACAAGAAAAAGTGTAA